The genomic DNA ATCCAGTATTCGCCCAAAAAATGGTGGGAGAAGGCTTGGCCATCGACCCCACAAGTGAAAGACTCACCGCCCCATGCGCCGGTGAAATCGTGCAGATTCACCCCGCCTGTCACGCCCTCACTTTACGCCACCCCAGCGGCGTAGAGTTACTGATGCACATTGGGCTAGACACGGTGTCCTTGAAGGGTCAAGGCTTTAAGACCCTGGTGAAAGTGGGCGATCAGGTTGAGGCCGGAACCCCCCTGATTGATTTTGATGCCGACTTGATTGCCCAGCAGGTGCCGAGCCTCATCTCCCCTATCATTATATTACCGGGCGAAAAGCCTCTCGACTTTGAGGTCACCTATGGGCGAGCGTCGACGGGGGACAAAGGCTTTCTCGTGGTGCGCACCAAGGGACTAAGTTCACAAGCAAGTGGAACAGCCAACACGGCGACCGACGGGGAAGAGATCAACTCAGCGGTTTTGACCATGCATTTGCCTAACGGCCTTCATGCCCGCCCAGCTTCACTATTGGTCCAAGCCAGCAAACGTTTTTCGGCTGAAGTTCAATTGGTCTACCAAGATCGCCGCGCCAATTGCCGGTCTCTGGTTCAGCTTCTTGAACTGGCCATTCCCCTGAATGAAACCTTCTACTTGTCAGCAACGGGAGAAGAAAAATCTCAGGCTATTGCCGAACTCAGTCGCCTGCTCAACGAAATGAGCGAAGAAGCTGAGCCCACTCCCACGAAGAGAACAAGTAAAGACGTGGCCTCTTCTGCTGATGGCAAACGTCTGGCCGGAGTCACGGCCGCACCAGGAGTGACCGCGGGCCAGGTATTTATTCTCCATCACCAGGAGCTTCAAACTGAGGAAAAGGGACAAGGGCCACAGCAGGAACTCAAAACCCTGTTCGCCTCTCTCAAAAACGTCACCAAAGCCCTTCAGGAGCTACAAAGTCAGGTGAAGATATCCGCAGGATCAGCCCAAGCTGCCATCTTTTCGGCCCACCAAGATATTCTTGAAGACCCGGCACTGCTGTCAAAGATTGAAGATCATATAGACGCTGGCAAATCTGCTGCCTGGTCAGTCAATCATGTTTTCCACCATGAGGTGGAGCGCTTAGAAAATGTCCCCAACGAACTCATCGCTGCTCGCGCCAATGACTTGAAAGACGTGGGCCGCAGAATCGTGGCCGACATTCTTGGCGGAAGCCTTTCTCTCCCCGAGCTGCCGCCTCAATCCATTTTGATTGCCGAGGACTTAAGCCCCTCCGATACCGCTGGTCTTGATCGCAGCAAGGTGGTGGGTTTTTGCACCCTCAAAGGGGGAAGCTCAAGTCACGTGGCCATTTTGGCTCGGTCCATGGGTATTCCAGCATTGGCCGCCATTGATGCGCGAGCCTTGAATCTGCAACCTGGCCAAAAGGTTTTATTGAATGCCACCAATGGATTTCTGGAGCTGGACCCAGCCCCAGAAAAATTGGCCCAACTGATGGAGCTGCAGAACTCTTTGAATGAAAGACGCCTCAAGGAGGAGCAGGCCGCTCACCTTCCGGCGCGCACCAAGGATGATCACCGCGTTTTGGTCTACGCCAATTTTGCCTCTCACGAAGAGGCCGACCGAGGCCCCGGCCTGGGTGCCGAGGGCGTGGGACTTATGCGCAGTGAGTTTTTGTTTCTCAATCGCGAGGAAGCCCCCAGCGAAGAAGAGCAGTTTCAGATCTACAGCCACATGACCCAGGCCATGGGTGCTGAAAGGCCCATCATCATTCGCACCCTGGATGTGGGTGGTGATAAACCACTCGCCTACTGTCCGATCCCTGAAGAAGAAAATCCATTTTTAGGTGAACGGGGCATTCGTCTGCTGCTGAAGGAGCAAGATCTGTTTCGCAGCCAAATTCGGGCTCTGTTGAGAGCGGCCCAATCAGGTCCGATTCGCATCATGCTTCCCATGGTCACCAACCTGGAAGAGGTGCAGCAGGCCAAAGCCATTATACGCGAAGAGCAAGTGGCTCTCGGTGTGGGTCCCGTGCCCGTGGGTATCATGGTTGAAGTTCCTGCTGCCGCCTTGATTGCTGATCGATTGGCTCAAGAGGTGGACTTTTTCTCCATTGGGACCAACGACCTCACTCAGTATGTGTTGGCCATGGACCGCAACCATCCCTCACTGGCCAGACAGGTGGATGGACTCCACCCTGCCGTTTTAACCATGATTGAAATGACCACCAAAGCGGCCCATGCTGCCGGGATCGAGGTGGGTGTTTGCGGGGGGACCGCCGGTGACTTGGTGGGGATCCCACTATTGGTAGGACTGGGAGTGGAAGAACTGAGTGTCAGTCTGCCCTCAGTGCCCGGGGTCAAAGCCCGGGTCAGAGAATTGGACTTAGTTGCATGTCGAAAGCTGGCGCAAAGAGCCCTAACTTTGTCGTCTGCCGAAGATGTACGTAAGTTGGTGAAAGAGGAAATGCCGGAATGGAGTACGGGGGAAGGAAAAAGGTTATGATTCGTTTATTGAGAGAGCAAGGATTTGCCCAACTACAGAAGCTGGGGAAAGCCCTGATGTTGCCAGTTGCGGTATTGCCAGCAGCAGGTTTGTTACTGGGTATTGGAGCTGCCCATTTTGATATTATTCCCCTGGTCGTTTCCCAGGTGATGGAACAAGCTGGTGGAGCCATCTTTGGTAACCTGCCGCTGATCTTCGCCGTGGGTGTGGCTCTTGGCTACACGGATAACGATGGTGTCTCCGCATTGGCCTCGGTCGTGGGCTTTGCGGTTCTCGTTGCCACCATGGGTGTGACAGCCAAAGCCCTGGGTGTGGAAACCAAAGCCATTATGGGAATGCAGTCCATCGACACCGGAGTGTTTGGCGGAATTCTCATCGGTATGGTGGCGGGGATTCTTTTTAACCGCTATTACCGCATTAAGCTTCCCACCTACCTGGGATTTTTTGCCGGCAAACGATTTGTGCCCATCGCCACCGCCTTTGCGGCCGTGGGTATTGGTGTGGTGTTGAGCTTTGTTTGGCCGCCGATCGGGCAGGCCATTGATGCGGCTTCTGATTTTGCCGCCCAGGGAAGTCCTGAGTTTGCGTTTAGCCTCTATGGTTTTGTCGAGCGTTCTTTGATTCCCTTTGGCCTTCATCATATTTGGAATGTGCCCTTCTTTTTTGAAGTGGGACAGTACACTGATCCCGCGACGGGTGAGGTGATCAAAGGTGAAATCCATCGCTTTTTGGCTGGTGACCCCACTGCCGGCAACATGGCTGGTGGCTATTTGTTTAAGATGTTTGGACTGCCCGCTGCGGCCATTGCCATTTGGCGCACGGCCAAGCCTGAAAACCGCGCTAAAGTTGGCGGTATTATGATCAGTGCGGCCCTGACTTCCTTTTTAACAGGAATCACTGAGCCGATTGAATTCACCTTCTTGTTTGTGGCCCCGATTCTTTATTTCTTCCACGCAATTTTGTGCTCAGCTGCTTACCTGCTGTGTATCCTTCTTGGCATCAAGCACGGTATGACATTCTCGCATGGCTTTATTGACTACGTGGTGTTGTTCTCCAAATCCTCCAACGGGCTTTGGCTGTGGGTGATTGGACCCATGTGGGCGGCTCTTTACTATGCCGTTTTCCATTTCTCCATCAAGGCCTTTGGCTTAAAAACTCCAGGTCGGGAGGACGACAACGGGGTGGCGGCTGCACCAGTTCGTGAAGGCTCGGGAGGTATCGCTGAGCAATTGGTGATCGCCTTTGGTGGCGCCGGCAACATCACCTCACTTGATGCCTGCATCACCCGCCTACGTGTGACCGTCCGGGAAATCCAAAAAGTGGATCAACCCACCTTGAAAACCATGGGCGCCACTGGCGTGGTGGTTGTTGGCAAAGGGGTTCAGGCCATCTTTGGTACCCGCTCTGAGAACCTCAAGACTGAAATGGAATTGTGGCTCAAGGGCGGAGCCGGTGAAGCTGCTATGGACGAGTCCGCTCCCGCAGTTTTGAAAGCCGTGGACCGTGAGTCCATGGAAGTGCAACTCCGCCGTTGGGTCGAAGCCCTTGGTGGCGAACACAATATTGCCGCCATCGACTGTGTGGCCGGAAACCGCCTCAGACTGGAGTTAAAGGAAAAGGGGTCCATGGATGAAAAGGCCCTGGAAAAGTCCGGCCTGAGGGCTCTTATGAACCTCCAGGGCGGCCTTGTGCACCTGTTGGTGGGTAAGGAAGCTCCCTCTTTGGCGGCGAAGCTACGCACAATAGTCTTCGGCTAAATTCTCAAGCTGAGACAGTCTTTTCTAAAGAGCCTTATGATTTTCATAAGGCTCTTTGCGTCTCAAGATAAGGCAAAATTTCCAGATTTTGTCGACCTCCTCGACAGTGTTTAATTCTTGGTTCTGACCTCACCCTGAAATCGACTAGAGGCCCTCAGGGGCTGTGTTATCAATGGCATACCTTGTGAAGTGGGAAGTGATACCCGGTCAGATGACAACCCTGGGCCTTGCAATGCTCTTAGAGTCAGAACATTATGTTCTGGCTCTTTTTTTTTGCCCGGCTTGAATTCAATGTTCAGAATCAGCCTTTGTTGTGGCGGGCGGTGATCACGGTCTTGATGTTGCCGCGAACATTAAAGTCCCCTTTGACTTCAATCTCCCAAGGGTCCAGAAGCTCCACCAGTTCATTGAGAATATGATTGGTCACGTCCTCGTGAAAGACCTTCTGGTTGCGAAAGCCATTGATGTAGAGCTTGAGCGACTTCAGTTCCACACACCACTTGTCGGGCACATAACGAATGTAAATGGTGGCAAAATCAGGAAATCCACTGCGCGGACAAAGACAGGTGAACTCGGGGCAGGTGAATTCAATGTCGTAGCGGCGGACCTGGGTGCGATTCTCAAAACGCTCCAGACGGTTTTGCTCCACTGCCAATTCCCCATACAGTTTATCCGAATCCGACATCCCTTAGTCTCCTGAAATGATTCAATTCAGGTCTCTCAGTAGCAGGTCATGCCCTAAAACGCAACGCAACAGCCTCTTTGGCCTTTTGGGGGTAAGGCTGGAATTTTCTTTCATGGTCATTTCCTTTGTTGCCTTTTGGCCCCCTGCCCCCTAACTTGGAAATCCTGTGAGGTCGTTCATGATCCGAGGGTTCCTTTACATTTTTTACATACTGACTGCCGGAATGGTCCTGAGTTCCTGTGTCACCAATCCTCCTTTGGATCGCCAGGGCTGTGAAAATGCAGACTGGTATGAGCTCGGCCGCCGGGACGGAGCCCAAGGCCTCCCCGTCAACGTCTACGAGAGCCGTCGCCAGGACTGTGGACTCAAATCTGAAATCGCCCGCGAAAACCTTTATCTCAACGGCCGAAATGCCGGACTCGTGGACTTTTGCACCTCGGACAATGGCTTTGAAATGGGCCGCACGGGTCAGATCTACTACTATGTCTGCCCGGTGGACGAAGAAGTGGAGTTCCTCAGCCGTTACCGTGTGGGCCGCAAGGTCTACCAGCTTGAAAAGGCCAATCAGGAAATCTCCTCGGAACTGGAAACTCTCCTCGCCCGTCTGCGCTCGGCCCAAATCTCCGCCCAACAAAAGGGCGCCTTGGGTAAGCAGGTCGAAAACCTCAAAAGTGCCCGCGTGCAAAACGACAAGGCCCTCCAGGAACTTAAGCGCAGCCTCTAAATTTCAATTTGTGGGTTTTGAACTCGGACAGAGTGTTTAAGGTGTGGTCAAGTGCGAGGTAAGGTAACACCCTCTCCGCAGTCCCCCTGTGTAAAACTGTCTACTCCTTATCTCTTGAAATCATTGAGTAATCAGAAATTCTTCCACATTTTAAAAAGTGTCTCAGCTTGAGATCACTGTCTCAATCTGATTTGTAAGTCGCTCAGATTTGCGGGCATACTGAGTGTGTACCCGCGATCTGTGTAGCCAAGTTGCACGTCCTGGAGATCGCTGTTCCTGTTTCCTGCGTAAAATGGGTGGAGAAGTTCATGAGATTTTTTGGATGGCAGAGTTCCACATGGTGGAGCTCAAGGGTGTTCTATTCCCTTCTGACAATATTAGTAGGTCTGAGCTTTGGCGTGTTCCAGAACTGCGCCAAAGTGAAGTTCACAGCCAAAAACCAGCCCAGTGAAGAGGGCGGCGGAGTCGGCGGCCTTGGCCCCGGCGCCGGTGGCCCTGGTGGGCCTGGAACGGGTCCTGGTGGCCCAGGAACAGGTCCCGGCGGTCCTGGTGGCCCCGGTGGACCAGGCGGTCCTGGTGGGCCGGGTGGTCCCGGTGGACCGGGTGGACCCGGCACTCCTCCGGTGGTGATCATTCCCCCACCTGTAATTCCTCCCGGAACACCTCCTCCGGGATACATTCCCCCTCCCGGCTATATTCCTCCTCCGGGATATATGCCTGCATCAGTGGAGCTCATTGGTGTGGAGATGGGATTCGGCGGGCAAAGCCAGCCCCGTCTGCAACTGCTTCGCAGCTCCGAGCGAATCATTGCTTCGGGCCTCTCCTACCAGGGAGGCCAATTGATTGTGGCGGGAACGGTTCAAAAGGGCAGCGATAAAGATGTGGCCATTCTTAAGTTAAATGCCAATGGACAAATTCAACAAGCCATCAGCCTGTCAGGCGATGGCCAAGAGGAAATCACGGCGCAAACAACTTCCTTTGCCGGTGAAGTGACCAGTGTTGGATCCGTATTACGTCGTGGTGATGAAGGCATCTACCGTCGCGATGCTCTGGTCATCGTCCAAGGCCAAAACGACATTCAAGTTTCGACCTTTACCGCTGGTGCAGTTACAAAACTCAATGCGGTGAGTGCTAAGCAAAACACTTACCTGGCCGGATCGGCCACAGATTCTCTGCGCGGAGACAACAAAGCTCCATTGATGGCTCAATTTGATAGTCGCCAGGGTGTGCGCTGGAGCCGCCGCTTGGCCAGCGTTCAATCCGGCGAGTTTATGGCCGTCACTGAATCAGGTGGCCAGGCTGTGGGTGTGGGTTATGCCGCCAGCGGCAACTTTTCAAAAGTATCCGCTCTCATTGCCCGCTTCAGCCAAGAAGGTGAGTTTATAAGTGCTAAAGAGATCAATCTGGGTGGCACCACCCAGGCCCATGCCGCTGCCAGCACCCGCGATGGCGGACTGGTTATTGGCGGTTCTTTGAGCAATCACGATGGCACTTCTGAACAAGGCTTTATTCTCCGCCTGTCGGCCGACGACAAGGTGGAGTGGGCCCATCTCACTCCCTCGCAGATGCGCATTCAGGCAATTGAGATTGATACCAATGGTGACGTGGTGGCTACCGGCAGTCGCGAAGCTCAAGACTCTCAGTGGTCCGTGCAAGCCTACCGCCTAACTGCTGACGGACGCATTCTCAGTCAGAACCGCATCGGTGAACGCATGGGAAGCTCCTTTGCCGGAAAGGCCATGACTTTGGATGAGCGAGGTGCTGTTCGCATCGCCTTTAATAGTGCTCTGGTCGGCGGAAGCTACAATCCCATTGGTCTGATCCGCCTCGATGGCCAGGAGTCCTCCTGTGATCAGGTGAGCGCAGACAGTTCTTCGACCAAGGAAGTCACCTCTTCACTTATGAACACCACCGCTAACTGGTCGGCATCTGAGGGGCAACTGGTGGCGACGGCCTACGCCACACAGGTTGAGAGTCTGTCGGTCGCTGACGAGAAGGTCTGCCTATAAGTTAAGATTTCATAAGCTCATGACGTGGGTGGCAAACAAATGGCCTCTGCCACCCAAAGATTGACCCAAGTCTGGTTTCAAATAGACTTAGGCTCCATGGGTAAAAACAACTTCGGGACTCATCTTCTTCCAATTCTCCTTTTGATGGCACAACTGTTCTCGCCAACAGCCCTGGCGGATTCTGGCAAATGGCAGGACCGCTTCCACGTTTTCGGTTATGCCGATGTGGTGCTCGGTGAAAACCGCTATGAGAGTGAGACGGTGGGCTTTGATGCCTACCACTTTACCACCAATATCAATGTCAATGTGGCCAAACACTGGCGCCTGTTTACAGATGTCACCTATGAGCACGGTCCCATGCACACCGAGTCCTCAACTAATGGGGACATCAAAGTCCGCTATCAGTTGATTGGCACCTATAATCCTTGGCTGGAATTGAAAGCGGGGAAGTTTTTGTCCCCCTACGGCGAGCAAAACACCTATCACGATGCCAGCCCCACTTATCTTTCGGTTACAAGTCCCAGATCCATTTACTGGAAGCGAAAGATCAACCCTTCGGGCTCTGTCCAGGACCGCCTCTATGCTAAGGAGGCTGCAGGATTGTGGTTCACAGGTGGCGGCCACTTGTCTGAGTGGTTTTTGAGCTATGATCTTTACGTCACCAATGGACGAAGTGACACGAGTAACCCCTATAAGTATGACAAAAAGGACCACGACAAACCCATTGGCGCTCGTCTGGAGCTTAATTCCCCTGACAATATTAAATTGGGATTGAGCTACTACACGGAAGACCATCAGCCGACAAATGCGCGGATCAATGTCTACGGAGCCCACCTGACGGGCGAGGTGTTTTCACGGCTGATTTTCCAAACGGAGTACATGCAGGCTCAGCTCAAAGAAAATGCCGATGCATATGACAATAAAATGGATGCCTACTTTGTCCAGCTCGCCTATCGCTGGAACAAATTCACTCCCTATCTGCGCTATGATTCCTTCGATGATGAGGACAAGTGGAATGGCGATGGGGAGCACATTCAGACATTTGGCTTTAACTACAATATTGAGAGTGACGTTTTTTTAAAGCTTGAATTCGCAAGCATTGAGGAGGGTGAAGATGTTTGGCAATCCCAAATCTCTCTGGCCTTCTAAGGTATTTTGCCTCATTGCCAGCTTGATGTGTTTCGTTGGACTGGCCCATGGAGAGCCCCTTATCCTGGTGGCCAATCCCAAAAGCCAAGTCTCCCAGATGAATAAATCCGAGATTAAGGACATCTTGTTGGGACGAAAAATCTTTACTTCTAATGAATCCCGCATTCGGGTGTTTTTGCCAAGCCTCGACGATCAAGCGGCCAGGGACTTTGTCCACAGCTATACCGGCATGGACCAACAACAGTTTTTGGCCTATTGGCGTAGGCGCCTCTTCTCAGGGCGAGGGACTCCTCCCCTGTTCGTTGAACCCTCCAGTGAAATCATCACCCGTGTCCAGGGAAGCGACGGTGGCCTTGGCCTTGTCCCCTCAACTCAAGACAAGAAAGACCTCAACACAGTCTCCATCCAAGATTAAGGAACGTGGCTAAAAACTCCCCCTGTTAATTGGTGATCCACAAAATCCTTTATCAGTAAAGTCGGTCCTTTGCCGACCATTCTCCGCAAATCCTCACGCGCCTTTCGGCCGCAGGCGTGTCTTCGGAGTGCGTCAGCGTGCTGCCGCACCCCGTTCGGCTGAGCCTATTCCCCTTGGTCACTCAGCCTCCCACCATGCGCGACGGCGGAGGATTCGGATTTCCGGGAATGGCTCGGCAATCGGACCTATTCCAGGACAAAGGCAACACACGGTTTTGTGGATCACCAATTAAGAGGGGCAGTTTGTAAATGTTTAACCTATTCAGCCAAGGCCTCGGGCAAAGCCGCTCGGGCCTTATCCATGTCAGAAGCGGGAACCTTGATAAAAAAGGCTGAAGGAGTGTCCATGAGAGCACCGGGGGCCGCCTCAACGATGGCACTTAATCCTTTGTTCTGGAGACGACTGGCAATAACCAATACATCGGCCACGCTGAAAAACCCTTGGGTCGAATCGAGTCTAACCAAAATCACCAATGGATCTTTTTCGTCAGGGCACATTTCTACTCCTCCTCGTTGTCATGATTAAGGGCGGCTTGAATGCCTTCGGCGAGAGCGCGGTTAAAACCTTTGAGGGCGGCAATTTCATCGATGTCGGCGCGGCGAATGGCTTCGAGGGAGCCAAACTGGGCGAGAAGGTATTTTTTCTTTTGCGCACCCAGGCCTCGGACTTGGTCGAGACTGCTGGATAACAAACTCTTTTCACGCAGCTTGCGGTGAAAGGTTATGGCCACCCGGTGGGCTTCATCCCGCAATTGTACGAGAATATTGAGGGCTTCAGATCC from Pseudobdellovibrionaceae bacterium includes the following:
- the ptsP gene encoding phosphoenolpyruvate--protein phosphotransferase; translated protein: MEVNLASEQELSLVFQAPLCGLVIPLEEVPDPVFAQKMVGEGLAIDPTSERLTAPCAGEIVQIHPACHALTLRHPSGVELLMHIGLDTVSLKGQGFKTLVKVGDQVEAGTPLIDFDADLIAQQVPSLISPIIILPGEKPLDFEVTYGRASTGDKGFLVVRTKGLSSQASGTANTATDGEEINSAVLTMHLPNGLHARPASLLVQASKRFSAEVQLVYQDRRANCRSLVQLLELAIPLNETFYLSATGEEKSQAIAELSRLLNEMSEEAEPTPTKRTSKDVASSADGKRLAGVTAAPGVTAGQVFILHHQELQTEEKGQGPQQELKTLFASLKNVTKALQELQSQVKISAGSAQAAIFSAHQDILEDPALLSKIEDHIDAGKSAAWSVNHVFHHEVERLENVPNELIAARANDLKDVGRRIVADILGGSLSLPELPPQSILIAEDLSPSDTAGLDRSKVVGFCTLKGGSSSHVAILARSMGIPALAAIDARALNLQPGQKVLLNATNGFLELDPAPEKLAQLMELQNSLNERRLKEEQAAHLPARTKDDHRVLVYANFASHEEADRGPGLGAEGVGLMRSEFLFLNREEAPSEEEQFQIYSHMTQAMGAERPIIIRTLDVGGDKPLAYCPIPEEENPFLGERGIRLLLKEQDLFRSQIRALLRAAQSGPIRIMLPMVTNLEEVQQAKAIIREEQVALGVGPVPVGIMVEVPAAALIADRLAQEVDFFSIGTNDLTQYVLAMDRNHPSLARQVDGLHPAVLTMIEMTTKAAHAAGIEVGVCGGTAGDLVGIPLLVGLGVEELSVSLPSVPGVKARVRELDLVACRKLAQRALTLSSAEDVRKLVKEEMPEWSTGEGKRL
- the ptsG gene encoding PTS glucose transporter subunit IIBC, encoding MIRLLREQGFAQLQKLGKALMLPVAVLPAAGLLLGIGAAHFDIIPLVVSQVMEQAGGAIFGNLPLIFAVGVALGYTDNDGVSALASVVGFAVLVATMGVTAKALGVETKAIMGMQSIDTGVFGGILIGMVAGILFNRYYRIKLPTYLGFFAGKRFVPIATAFAAVGIGVVLSFVWPPIGQAIDAASDFAAQGSPEFAFSLYGFVERSLIPFGLHHIWNVPFFFEVGQYTDPATGEVIKGEIHRFLAGDPTAGNMAGGYLFKMFGLPAAAIAIWRTAKPENRAKVGGIMISAALTSFLTGITEPIEFTFLFVAPILYFFHAILCSAAYLLCILLGIKHGMTFSHGFIDYVVLFSKSSNGLWLWVIGPMWAALYYAVFHFSIKAFGLKTPGREDDNGVAAAPVREGSGGIAEQLVIAFGGAGNITSLDACITRLRVTVREIQKVDQPTLKTMGATGVVVVGKGVQAIFGTRSENLKTEMELWLKGGAGEAAMDESAPAVLKAVDRESMEVQLRRWVEALGGEHNIAAIDCVAGNRLRLELKEKGSMDEKALEKSGLRALMNLQGGLVHLLVGKEAPSLAAKLRTIVFG
- a CDS encoding porin, coding for MASATQRLTQVWFQIDLGSMGKNNFGTHLLPILLLMAQLFSPTALADSGKWQDRFHVFGYADVVLGENRYESETVGFDAYHFTTNINVNVAKHWRLFTDVTYEHGPMHTESSTNGDIKVRYQLIGTYNPWLELKAGKFLSPYGEQNTYHDASPTYLSVTSPRSIYWKRKINPSGSVQDRLYAKEAAGLWFTGGGHLSEWFLSYDLYVTNGRSDTSNPYKYDKKDHDKPIGARLELNSPDNIKLGLSYYTEDHQPTNARINVYGAHLTGEVFSRLIFQTEYMQAQLKENADAYDNKMDAYFVQLAYRWNKFTPYLRYDSFDDEDKWNGDGEHIQTFGFNYNIESDVFLKLEFASIEEGEDVWQSQISLAF
- the queF gene encoding NADPH-dependent 7-cyano-7-deazaguanine reductase QueF: MSDSDKLYGELAVEQNRLERFENRTQVRRYDIEFTCPEFTCLCPRSGFPDFATIYIRYVPDKWCVELKSLKLYINGFRNQKVFHEDVTNHILNELVELLDPWEIEVKGDFNVRGNIKTVITARHNKG
- a CDS encoding DUF2799 domain-containing protein; the encoded protein is MIRGFLYIFYILTAGMVLSSCVTNPPLDRQGCENADWYELGRRDGAQGLPVNVYESRRQDCGLKSEIARENLYLNGRNAGLVDFCTSDNGFEMGRTGQIYYYVCPVDEEVEFLSRYRVGRKVYQLEKANQEISSELETLLARLRSAQISAQQKGALGKQVENLKSARVQNDKALQELKRSL